Proteins from a genomic interval of Microbacterium phyllosphaerae:
- a CDS encoding SLC13 family permease, with amino-acid sequence MSATRRRLGAGTIIVLALIVVAVVCIVTGILPRSDAGALGARIAPVLGFVVAITIVAELARDAAVFDVVAQRLARWGHGRVILLWVSVVVLAVISTVFLSLDTTAVIVTPVVVVLAQSVGIPPLPFALVTVWLANTASLALPVSNLTNLLAARAIGDDPLSFLALSWAPTLVGVLIPALILTLRHRRTLFGGYRVPSGGQPSDRVLFWGASAVLLLLMPLLALTHDVWIPATVAAVVLVVLFGIRRRHVLRPSLVPWQAIALAAALFVVVEAAHANGILDFLSVLATSGHAPAELLRLSAAGALAANGVNNLPAYLILEPAAGDPVALMALLIGVNLGPLITPWASLATLLWHHRVVSLGVEIRWGSLMLWGAIVAVPTVLVATLVLALVSG; translated from the coding sequence GCAACGCGACGGCGACTGGGAGCAGGGACGATCATCGTCCTGGCGCTCATCGTCGTCGCGGTGGTCTGCATCGTCACCGGCATCCTTCCGCGCTCGGATGCCGGGGCGCTCGGCGCGCGCATCGCCCCTGTGCTCGGGTTCGTCGTGGCGATCACGATCGTCGCCGAGCTGGCGCGGGATGCGGCCGTGTTCGACGTCGTGGCGCAGCGCCTCGCGCGCTGGGGCCACGGACGGGTCATCCTGCTGTGGGTGTCGGTGGTGGTGCTCGCGGTCATCAGCACCGTGTTCCTCTCGCTCGACACCACGGCCGTGATCGTCACGCCGGTCGTCGTCGTGCTGGCGCAGAGTGTCGGCATCCCGCCCCTGCCCTTCGCGCTCGTGACCGTGTGGCTCGCGAACACGGCGTCCCTCGCCCTGCCCGTCTCGAACCTCACGAACCTGCTGGCAGCGCGGGCGATCGGCGACGACCCGCTCTCGTTCCTCGCTCTCAGCTGGGCGCCGACCCTCGTCGGCGTTCTGATCCCCGCGCTGATCCTCACCCTGCGCCATCGGCGCACGCTCTTCGGCGGATACCGGGTGCCGTCAGGGGGACAGCCGTCTGATCGGGTGCTCTTCTGGGGAGCCTCCGCGGTGCTGCTCCTGCTGATGCCACTGCTCGCACTGACGCACGACGTCTGGATCCCGGCAACGGTCGCTGCCGTGGTCCTCGTCGTGCTCTTCGGCATCCGTCGCCGGCATGTGCTGCGACCGTCGCTCGTGCCGTGGCAGGCGATCGCTCTCGCGGCGGCGCTGTTCGTCGTGGTCGAGGCCGCGCACGCGAACGGCATCCTCGACTTCCTGTCGGTGCTGGCCACCAGCGGCCACGCACCCGCCGAGCTGCTGCGCCTCTCGGCCGCGGGCGCGCTCGCCGCGAACGGGGTGAACAACCTGCCGGCCTACCTGATCCTCGAACCCGCAGCCGGCGACCCGGTCGCGCTGATGGCGCTGTTGATCGGCGTGAACCTCGGGCCGCTCATCACACCCTGGGCCTCGCTCGCGACGCTGCTGTGGCACCACCGGGTGGTGTCGCTCGGCGTCGAGATCCGCTGGGGCAGCCTCATGCTCTGGGGCGCGATCGTGGCGGTGCCGACCGTGCTCGTCGCGACGCTCGTCCTCGCGCTGGTCTCGGGCTGA
- a CDS encoding AbrB/MazE/SpoVT family DNA-binding domain-containing protein has protein sequence MSTAEFHGYVGVQSRGLIALPASVRERLRLNEPGTQLEVTERADGVVELRAAVPVPAEQAWFWTERWQQREREVDAHVAAGRVATFDSGEAFLESLDAVEPEQ, from the coding sequence ATGTCCACCGCAGAGTTCCACGGATACGTCGGCGTGCAGAGCCGAGGTCTCATCGCCCTGCCAGCGAGCGTGCGTGAGCGCCTGCGCCTGAACGAGCCCGGAACCCAGCTCGAGGTGACCGAGCGTGCGGATGGGGTAGTCGAGCTGCGTGCCGCCGTGCCTGTGCCCGCCGAGCAAGCGTGGTTCTGGACCGAGAGGTGGCAGCAGCGAGAGCGCGAGGTCGATGCGCATGTGGCGGCTGGGCGCGTGGCTACGTTCGACAGCGGAGAGGCCTTCCTCGAGAGCCTCGATGCCGTCGAGCCCGAACAGTGA